Proteins encoded within one genomic window of Pieris rapae chromosome 1, ilPieRapa1.1, whole genome shotgun sequence:
- the LOC110994355 gene encoding protein argonaute-2 isoform X2, whose amino-acid sequence MADTCGIRKKFVDKFLSVIILPTFFAVILMVITYYYGVTFRINGWPKYIITPAGEASAGAVGVTGVASATPGATATSPGAASVAATTGAVPAGVATATGGLSLVSPVAPTPDMPDVLTCPRRPNLGHEGRPIMLRANHFQISMPRGFVHHYDVNIQPDKCPRKVNRDIVDTMVHCYNKIFGTLKPVFDGRNNLYTRDPLPIGNDRVELEVILPGEGKDRVFRVTIKWVAQVSLFALEEALEGRTRQIPYDAILALDVVMRHLPSMMYTPVGRSFFSSPEGYYHPLGGGREVWFGFHQSVRPSQWKMMLNIDVSATAFYKAQPVIEFMCEVLDIRDVNDQRKPLTDSQRVKFTKEIKGLKIEITHCGTMKRKYRVCNVTRRPAQMQSFPLQLENGQTVECTVAKYFLDKYKMKLRYPHLPCLQVGQEHKHTYLPLEVCNIVPGQRCIKKLTDMQTSTMIKATARSAPDREREINNLVRRANFNTDLYVKEFGLTISNNMMEVRGRVLPSPKLQYGGRVSSLGGQQALPNQGVWDMRGKQFFMGVEIRVWAIACFAPQRTVREDALKNFTQQLQRISNDAGMPIIGQPCFCKYATGPDQVEPMFKYLKSTFVQLQLVVVVLPGKTPVYAEVKRVGDTVLGMATQCVQAKNVNKTSPQTLSNLCLKINVKLGGINSILVPSIRPKVFNEPVIFLGVDVTHPPAGDNKKPSIAAVVGSMDAHPSRYAATVRVQQHRQEIVHELSSMVQELLLMFYKSTGGFKPHRIIMYRDGISEGQFIHVLQHELTAVREACIKLEAEYKPGITFIVVQKRHHTRLFCADKREQSGKSGNIPAGTTVDLGITHPTEFDFYLCSHQGIQGTSRPSHYHVLWDDNHFGSDELQCLTYQLCHTYVRCTRSVSIPAPAYYAHLVAFRARYHLVEKEHDSGEGSHQSACSEDRTPGAMARAITVHAATKKVMYFA is encoded by the exons ATGGCAGATACATGTGGTATACGAAAAAAGTTTGTGGATAAATTCTTATCTGTAATAATTTTGCCGACATTCTTTGCGGTGATATTAATggttataacttattattatggagTAACTTTCCGAATAAATGGCTGGCCCAAATATATAATCA CTCCAGCGGGGGAGGCGAGTGCAGGGGCGGTAGGAGTTACAGGTGTTGCGAGCGCTACACCTGGAGCAACTGCGACTAGTCCTGGAGCTGCCAGCGTTGCTGCTACAACTGGAGCGGTTCCTGCTGGCGTGGCTACGGCGACGGGAGGCTTATCACTCGTTTCGCCTGTCGCCCCGACACCAGACATGCCAGATGTTCTTACTTGTCCACGGCGACCTAACTTGGGTCATGAAGGCCGTCCTATTATGCTTCGTGCCaatcattttcaaatatcCATGCCTAGAGGATTTGTACATCACTATGATGTAAATATACAACCAGATAAATGTCCAAGAAAG gtCAATAGAGACATTGTTGACACTATGGTACAttgttataacaaaatatttggtactttaaaACCAGTATTTGACggtagaaataatttatacacaaGAGATCCTCTCCCAATTGGTAATGATAGAGTTGAATTAGAAGTCATTTTGCCAGGAGAAGGTAAAGATAGAGTGTTTCGAGTGACTATTAAATGGGTTGCGCAG GTGTCATTATTTGCTTTAGAAGAGGCACTAGAAGGTCGGACAAGACAGATACCTTATGATGCAATACTTGCTTTAGATGTTGTGATGAGACATTTACCCTCCATGATGTATACACCAGTAGGCAGATCATTTTTTTCATCACCGGAAGGATACTATCATCCACTTGGTGGAGGTCGTGAAGTATGGTTTGGTTTCCACCAGTCTGTTAGACCCAGTCAATGGAAAATGATGTTGAACATAGATG tgtCGGCAACTGCATTTTACAAAGCTCAGCCAGTTATAGAATTTATGTGTGAAGTGTTGGATATAAGGGATGTAAATGACCAAAGAAAACCATTGACAGACTCTCAAAGAGTTAAgtttacaaaagaaataaaaggcCTCAAGATTGAAATTACTCATTGTGGTACAATGAAACGAAAGTACAGAGTTTGTAATGTGACAAGAAGACCTGCTCAAATGCAATC ATTTCCATTACAATTAGAAAATGGACAAACAGTTGAATGTACTGTAGCTAAATACTTcctagataaatataaaatgaagcTAAGATACCCACATTTGCCATGTCTACAAGTTGGGCAGGAACATAAACACACATACTTACCCTTAGAAGTATGTAATATTGTGCCTGGCCAAAGATGTATAAAGAAACTGACTGATATGCAGACATCCACCATGATTAAGGCCACAGCTCGTTCAGCTCCTGACag agAGCGTGAAATTAACAATTTGGTTCGACGTGCGAACTTCAACACTGACCTTTACGTGAAAGAGTTTGGTCTGACAATATCGAATAACATGATGGAGGTACGAGGGCGCGTATTGCCTTCGCCCAAATTGCAATATGGAGGGCGTGTGTCATCTCTAGGAGGacaa CAAGCATTGCCCAACCAAGGTGTTTGGGATATGCGAGGAAAACAGTTCTTTATGGGTGTCGAGATACGGGTCTGGGCGATTGCTTGCTTTGCCCCGCAGAGAACTGTCCGTGAGGATGCACTTAA GAACTTCACTCAACAACTACAGAGAATATCGAATGACGCAGGAATGCCAATAATAGGCCAGCCGTGTTTCTGCAAGTACGCAACAGGTCCTGACCAAGTGGAACCAATGTTTAAATACCTTAAATCGACATTTGTACAGTTACAGCTGGTTGTTGTAGTGTTGCCAGGCAAAACACCCGTTTACG CCGAAGTGAAGCGAGTCGGTGATACAGTACTGGGCATGGCCACTCAATGCGTTCAGGCCAAGAACGTGAACAAAACCTCTCCACAGACATTAAGCAATCTTTGTCTCAAGATCAACGTTAAACTTGGTGGCATAAACTCCATATTAGTGCCTTCCATACGTCctaaa GTATTCAACGAGCCGGTAATATTCCTTGGGGTAGATGTGACACATCCACCGGCTGGTGATAATAAGAAGCCGTCCATTGCGGCAGTGGTGGGTTCAATGGACGCCCATCCCTCGAGATACGCCGCAACTGTGAGAGTGCAACAACACAG GCAGGAAATCGTTCACGAGCTGAGCAGTATGGTACAAGAATTGCTGTTAATGTTCTACAAGAGCACCGGTGGTTTCAAGCCTCATAGGATCATTATGTACCGAGACGGGATCTCTGAGGGACAATTCATACATGTTTTGCAGCATGAGCTTACGGCTGTGAGAGAGGCTTGTATCAAG ctCGAGGCGGAATATAAGCCTGGTATCACATTCATAGTCGTACAGAAGCGGCACCATACGCGTCTGTTTTGTGCGGATAAGCGAGAGCAGTCGGGCAAATCCGGAAACATTCCGGCCGGAACTACTGTCGACCTGGGCATTACACACCCTACTGAGTTCGACTTTTATCTGTGCAGTCACCAGGGCATACAG GGTACATCCCGTCCATCCCACTACCACGTGCTATGGGACGACAATCACTTCGGTTCCGATGAGTTGCAATGTCTGACGTACCAATTGTGCCACACGTACGTGCGTTGTACGCGCTCCGTGTCGATCCCCGCGCCCGCGTACTACGCACACCTCGTCGCCTTCCGCGCGCGATACCACTTGGTCGAGAAGGAACACGATTCGGGCGAAGGCAGCCACCAGTCCGCCTGTAGCGAGGATAGGACCCCCGGAGCCATGGCGAGAGCTATCACCGTGCACGCGGCCACCAAAAAGGTCATGTACTTCGCTTAG
- the LOC110994355 gene encoding protein argonaute-2 isoform X1 yields MADTCGIRKKFVDKFLSVIILPTFFAVILMVITYYYGVTFRINGWPKYIITPAGEASAGAVGVTGVASATPGATATSPGAASVAATTGAVPAGVATATGGLSLVSPVAPTPDMPDVLTCPRRPNLGHEGRPIMLRANHFQISMPRGFVHHYDVNIQPDKCPRKVNRDIVDTMVHCYNKIFGTLKPVFDGRNNLYTRDPLPIGNDRVELEVILPGEGKDRVFRVTIKWVAQVSLFALEEALEGRTRQIPYDAILALDVVMRHLPSMMYTPVGRSFFSSPEGYYHPLGGGREVWFGFHQSVRPSQWKMMLNIDVSATAFYKAQPVIEFMCEVLDIRDVNDQRKPLTDSQRVKFTKEIKGLKIEITHCGTMKRKYRVCNVTRRPAQMQSFPLQLENGQTVECTVAKYFLDKYKMKLRYPHLPCLQVGQEHKHTYLPLEVCNIVPGQRCIKKLTDMQTSTMIKATARSAPDREREINNLVRRANFNTDLYVKEFGLTISNNMMEVRGRVLPSPKLQYGGRVSSLGGQQALPNQGVWDMRGKQFFMGVEIRVWAIACFAPQRTVREDALKNFTQQLQRISNDAGMPIIGQPCFCKYATGPDQVEPMFKYLKSTFVQLQLVVVVLPGKTPVYAEVKRVGDTVLGMATQCVQAKNVNKTSPQTLSNLCLKINVKLGGINSILVPSIRPKVFNEPVIFLGVDVTHPPAGDNKKPSIAAVVGSMDAHPSRYAATVRVQQHSENDRQEIVHELSSMVQELLLMFYKSTGGFKPHRIIMYRDGISEGQFIHVLQHELTAVREACIKLEAEYKPGITFIVVQKRHHTRLFCADKREQSGKSGNIPAGTTVDLGITHPTEFDFYLCSHQGIQGTSRPSHYHVLWDDNHFGSDELQCLTYQLCHTYVRCTRSVSIPAPAYYAHLVAFRARYHLVEKEHDSGEGSHQSACSEDRTPGAMARAITVHAATKKVMYFA; encoded by the exons ATGGCAGATACATGTGGTATACGAAAAAAGTTTGTGGATAAATTCTTATCTGTAATAATTTTGCCGACATTCTTTGCGGTGATATTAATggttataacttattattatggagTAACTTTCCGAATAAATGGCTGGCCCAAATATATAATCA CTCCAGCGGGGGAGGCGAGTGCAGGGGCGGTAGGAGTTACAGGTGTTGCGAGCGCTACACCTGGAGCAACTGCGACTAGTCCTGGAGCTGCCAGCGTTGCTGCTACAACTGGAGCGGTTCCTGCTGGCGTGGCTACGGCGACGGGAGGCTTATCACTCGTTTCGCCTGTCGCCCCGACACCAGACATGCCAGATGTTCTTACTTGTCCACGGCGACCTAACTTGGGTCATGAAGGCCGTCCTATTATGCTTCGTGCCaatcattttcaaatatcCATGCCTAGAGGATTTGTACATCACTATGATGTAAATATACAACCAGATAAATGTCCAAGAAAG gtCAATAGAGACATTGTTGACACTATGGTACAttgttataacaaaatatttggtactttaaaACCAGTATTTGACggtagaaataatttatacacaaGAGATCCTCTCCCAATTGGTAATGATAGAGTTGAATTAGAAGTCATTTTGCCAGGAGAAGGTAAAGATAGAGTGTTTCGAGTGACTATTAAATGGGTTGCGCAG GTGTCATTATTTGCTTTAGAAGAGGCACTAGAAGGTCGGACAAGACAGATACCTTATGATGCAATACTTGCTTTAGATGTTGTGATGAGACATTTACCCTCCATGATGTATACACCAGTAGGCAGATCATTTTTTTCATCACCGGAAGGATACTATCATCCACTTGGTGGAGGTCGTGAAGTATGGTTTGGTTTCCACCAGTCTGTTAGACCCAGTCAATGGAAAATGATGTTGAACATAGATG tgtCGGCAACTGCATTTTACAAAGCTCAGCCAGTTATAGAATTTATGTGTGAAGTGTTGGATATAAGGGATGTAAATGACCAAAGAAAACCATTGACAGACTCTCAAAGAGTTAAgtttacaaaagaaataaaaggcCTCAAGATTGAAATTACTCATTGTGGTACAATGAAACGAAAGTACAGAGTTTGTAATGTGACAAGAAGACCTGCTCAAATGCAATC ATTTCCATTACAATTAGAAAATGGACAAACAGTTGAATGTACTGTAGCTAAATACTTcctagataaatataaaatgaagcTAAGATACCCACATTTGCCATGTCTACAAGTTGGGCAGGAACATAAACACACATACTTACCCTTAGAAGTATGTAATATTGTGCCTGGCCAAAGATGTATAAAGAAACTGACTGATATGCAGACATCCACCATGATTAAGGCCACAGCTCGTTCAGCTCCTGACag agAGCGTGAAATTAACAATTTGGTTCGACGTGCGAACTTCAACACTGACCTTTACGTGAAAGAGTTTGGTCTGACAATATCGAATAACATGATGGAGGTACGAGGGCGCGTATTGCCTTCGCCCAAATTGCAATATGGAGGGCGTGTGTCATCTCTAGGAGGacaa CAAGCATTGCCCAACCAAGGTGTTTGGGATATGCGAGGAAAACAGTTCTTTATGGGTGTCGAGATACGGGTCTGGGCGATTGCTTGCTTTGCCCCGCAGAGAACTGTCCGTGAGGATGCACTTAA GAACTTCACTCAACAACTACAGAGAATATCGAATGACGCAGGAATGCCAATAATAGGCCAGCCGTGTTTCTGCAAGTACGCAACAGGTCCTGACCAAGTGGAACCAATGTTTAAATACCTTAAATCGACATTTGTACAGTTACAGCTGGTTGTTGTAGTGTTGCCAGGCAAAACACCCGTTTACG CCGAAGTGAAGCGAGTCGGTGATACAGTACTGGGCATGGCCACTCAATGCGTTCAGGCCAAGAACGTGAACAAAACCTCTCCACAGACATTAAGCAATCTTTGTCTCAAGATCAACGTTAAACTTGGTGGCATAAACTCCATATTAGTGCCTTCCATACGTCctaaa GTATTCAACGAGCCGGTAATATTCCTTGGGGTAGATGTGACACATCCACCGGCTGGTGATAATAAGAAGCCGTCCATTGCGGCAGTGGTGGGTTCAATGGACGCCCATCCCTCGAGATACGCCGCAACTGTGAGAGTGCAACAACACAG TGAGAATGACAGGCAGGAAATCGTTCACGAGCTGAGCAGTATGGTACAAGAATTGCTGTTAATGTTCTACAAGAGCACCGGTGGTTTCAAGCCTCATAGGATCATTATGTACCGAGACGGGATCTCTGAGGGACAATTCATACATGTTTTGCAGCATGAGCTTACGGCTGTGAGAGAGGCTTGTATCAAG ctCGAGGCGGAATATAAGCCTGGTATCACATTCATAGTCGTACAGAAGCGGCACCATACGCGTCTGTTTTGTGCGGATAAGCGAGAGCAGTCGGGCAAATCCGGAAACATTCCGGCCGGAACTACTGTCGACCTGGGCATTACACACCCTACTGAGTTCGACTTTTATCTGTGCAGTCACCAGGGCATACAG GGTACATCCCGTCCATCCCACTACCACGTGCTATGGGACGACAATCACTTCGGTTCCGATGAGTTGCAATGTCTGACGTACCAATTGTGCCACACGTACGTGCGTTGTACGCGCTCCGTGTCGATCCCCGCGCCCGCGTACTACGCACACCTCGTCGCCTTCCGCGCGCGATACCACTTGGTCGAGAAGGAACACGATTCGGGCGAAGGCAGCCACCAGTCCGCCTGTAGCGAGGATAGGACCCCCGGAGCCATGGCGAGAGCTATCACCGTGCACGCGGCCACCAAAAAGGTCATGTACTTCGCTTAG
- the LOC110994355 gene encoding protein argonaute-2 isoform X3 — protein sequence MYPVGQPPAGEASAGAVGVTGVASATPGATATSPGAASVAATTGAVPAGVATATGGLSLVSPVAPTPDMPDVLTCPRRPNLGHEGRPIMLRANHFQISMPRGFVHHYDVNIQPDKCPRKVNRDIVDTMVHCYNKIFGTLKPVFDGRNNLYTRDPLPIGNDRVELEVILPGEGKDRVFRVTIKWVAQVSLFALEEALEGRTRQIPYDAILALDVVMRHLPSMMYTPVGRSFFSSPEGYYHPLGGGREVWFGFHQSVRPSQWKMMLNIDVSATAFYKAQPVIEFMCEVLDIRDVNDQRKPLTDSQRVKFTKEIKGLKIEITHCGTMKRKYRVCNVTRRPAQMQSFPLQLENGQTVECTVAKYFLDKYKMKLRYPHLPCLQVGQEHKHTYLPLEVCNIVPGQRCIKKLTDMQTSTMIKATARSAPDREREINNLVRRANFNTDLYVKEFGLTISNNMMEVRGRVLPSPKLQYGGRVSSLGGQQALPNQGVWDMRGKQFFMGVEIRVWAIACFAPQRTVREDALKNFTQQLQRISNDAGMPIIGQPCFCKYATGPDQVEPMFKYLKSTFVQLQLVVVVLPGKTPVYAEVKRVGDTVLGMATQCVQAKNVNKTSPQTLSNLCLKINVKLGGINSILVPSIRPKVFNEPVIFLGVDVTHPPAGDNKKPSIAAVVGSMDAHPSRYAATVRVQQHSENDRQEIVHELSSMVQELLLMFYKSTGGFKPHRIIMYRDGISEGQFIHVLQHELTAVREACIKLEAEYKPGITFIVVQKRHHTRLFCADKREQSGKSGNIPAGTTVDLGITHPTEFDFYLCSHQGIQGTSRPSHYHVLWDDNHFGSDELQCLTYQLCHTYVRCTRSVSIPAPAYYAHLVAFRARYHLVEKEHDSGEGSHQSACSEDRTPGAMARAITVHAATKKVMYFA from the exons ATGTACCCCGTTGGTCAAC CTCCAGCGGGGGAGGCGAGTGCAGGGGCGGTAGGAGTTACAGGTGTTGCGAGCGCTACACCTGGAGCAACTGCGACTAGTCCTGGAGCTGCCAGCGTTGCTGCTACAACTGGAGCGGTTCCTGCTGGCGTGGCTACGGCGACGGGAGGCTTATCACTCGTTTCGCCTGTCGCCCCGACACCAGACATGCCAGATGTTCTTACTTGTCCACGGCGACCTAACTTGGGTCATGAAGGCCGTCCTATTATGCTTCGTGCCaatcattttcaaatatcCATGCCTAGAGGATTTGTACATCACTATGATGTAAATATACAACCAGATAAATGTCCAAGAAAG gtCAATAGAGACATTGTTGACACTATGGTACAttgttataacaaaatatttggtactttaaaACCAGTATTTGACggtagaaataatttatacacaaGAGATCCTCTCCCAATTGGTAATGATAGAGTTGAATTAGAAGTCATTTTGCCAGGAGAAGGTAAAGATAGAGTGTTTCGAGTGACTATTAAATGGGTTGCGCAG GTGTCATTATTTGCTTTAGAAGAGGCACTAGAAGGTCGGACAAGACAGATACCTTATGATGCAATACTTGCTTTAGATGTTGTGATGAGACATTTACCCTCCATGATGTATACACCAGTAGGCAGATCATTTTTTTCATCACCGGAAGGATACTATCATCCACTTGGTGGAGGTCGTGAAGTATGGTTTGGTTTCCACCAGTCTGTTAGACCCAGTCAATGGAAAATGATGTTGAACATAGATG tgtCGGCAACTGCATTTTACAAAGCTCAGCCAGTTATAGAATTTATGTGTGAAGTGTTGGATATAAGGGATGTAAATGACCAAAGAAAACCATTGACAGACTCTCAAAGAGTTAAgtttacaaaagaaataaaaggcCTCAAGATTGAAATTACTCATTGTGGTACAATGAAACGAAAGTACAGAGTTTGTAATGTGACAAGAAGACCTGCTCAAATGCAATC ATTTCCATTACAATTAGAAAATGGACAAACAGTTGAATGTACTGTAGCTAAATACTTcctagataaatataaaatgaagcTAAGATACCCACATTTGCCATGTCTACAAGTTGGGCAGGAACATAAACACACATACTTACCCTTAGAAGTATGTAATATTGTGCCTGGCCAAAGATGTATAAAGAAACTGACTGATATGCAGACATCCACCATGATTAAGGCCACAGCTCGTTCAGCTCCTGACag agAGCGTGAAATTAACAATTTGGTTCGACGTGCGAACTTCAACACTGACCTTTACGTGAAAGAGTTTGGTCTGACAATATCGAATAACATGATGGAGGTACGAGGGCGCGTATTGCCTTCGCCCAAATTGCAATATGGAGGGCGTGTGTCATCTCTAGGAGGacaa CAAGCATTGCCCAACCAAGGTGTTTGGGATATGCGAGGAAAACAGTTCTTTATGGGTGTCGAGATACGGGTCTGGGCGATTGCTTGCTTTGCCCCGCAGAGAACTGTCCGTGAGGATGCACTTAA GAACTTCACTCAACAACTACAGAGAATATCGAATGACGCAGGAATGCCAATAATAGGCCAGCCGTGTTTCTGCAAGTACGCAACAGGTCCTGACCAAGTGGAACCAATGTTTAAATACCTTAAATCGACATTTGTACAGTTACAGCTGGTTGTTGTAGTGTTGCCAGGCAAAACACCCGTTTACG CCGAAGTGAAGCGAGTCGGTGATACAGTACTGGGCATGGCCACTCAATGCGTTCAGGCCAAGAACGTGAACAAAACCTCTCCACAGACATTAAGCAATCTTTGTCTCAAGATCAACGTTAAACTTGGTGGCATAAACTCCATATTAGTGCCTTCCATACGTCctaaa GTATTCAACGAGCCGGTAATATTCCTTGGGGTAGATGTGACACATCCACCGGCTGGTGATAATAAGAAGCCGTCCATTGCGGCAGTGGTGGGTTCAATGGACGCCCATCCCTCGAGATACGCCGCAACTGTGAGAGTGCAACAACACAG TGAGAATGACAGGCAGGAAATCGTTCACGAGCTGAGCAGTATGGTACAAGAATTGCTGTTAATGTTCTACAAGAGCACCGGTGGTTTCAAGCCTCATAGGATCATTATGTACCGAGACGGGATCTCTGAGGGACAATTCATACATGTTTTGCAGCATGAGCTTACGGCTGTGAGAGAGGCTTGTATCAAG ctCGAGGCGGAATATAAGCCTGGTATCACATTCATAGTCGTACAGAAGCGGCACCATACGCGTCTGTTTTGTGCGGATAAGCGAGAGCAGTCGGGCAAATCCGGAAACATTCCGGCCGGAACTACTGTCGACCTGGGCATTACACACCCTACTGAGTTCGACTTTTATCTGTGCAGTCACCAGGGCATACAG GGTACATCCCGTCCATCCCACTACCACGTGCTATGGGACGACAATCACTTCGGTTCCGATGAGTTGCAATGTCTGACGTACCAATTGTGCCACACGTACGTGCGTTGTACGCGCTCCGTGTCGATCCCCGCGCCCGCGTACTACGCACACCTCGTCGCCTTCCGCGCGCGATACCACTTGGTCGAGAAGGAACACGATTCGGGCGAAGGCAGCCACCAGTCCGCCTGTAGCGAGGATAGGACCCCCGGAGCCATGGCGAGAGCTATCACCGTGCACGCGGCCACCAAAAAGGTCATGTACTTCGCTTAG